From the genome of Myripristis murdjan chromosome 22, fMyrMur1.1, whole genome shotgun sequence, one region includes:
- the coa8 gene encoding cytochrome c oxidase assembly factor 8: MAWTAAGGALWRTRCRVDLQAPVRTHGLGFSAAGSRRCSSKPDRATKRSNFRPAADSTRDWIGPPNHLSNLRPIIYHIPENETELERRLRKLRQETEEWNHNFWTMQNVTFSKEKEAFIISQLKAKGLSQRDEQGRRRSLNSEEMAVFYKSFLDKNRKRHANYNKEWYRRNFTITMLMGRVAFHNTWKTIAEKCSGKKKSTPTT, translated from the exons atgGCGTGGACGGCAGCGGGCGGTGCGTTATGGCGGACTCGATGCCGTGTGGACCTGCAGGCTCCGGTGCGCACACACGGTTTGGGTTTCTCGGCAGCGGGCAGCCGCCGGTGCAGCTCCAAACCGGACAGGGCGACCAAG AGATCTAACTTCAGGCCGGCAGCCGACTCCACACGCGACTGGATCGGTCCACCAAACCATCTGTCAAACCTGCGGCCCATCATCTACCACATCCCGGAGAACGAGACGGAGCTGGAGAGGCGTCTGAGGAAGCTGAGGCAGGAGACGGAGGAGTGGAACCACAACTTCTGGACCATGCAGAACGTCACCTTCAGCAAG GAAAAGGAGGCTTTTATCATCTCACAATTGAAGGCAAAAGGCTTGTCTCAGCGTGATGAGCAAG GACGACGGCGATCCCTCAACAGCGAGGAAATGGCAGTGTTTTACAAAAGCTTCttggacaaaaacagaaaaagacatgCAAATTACAACAA GGAATGGTACCGACGCAACTTCACCATCACCATGCTCATGGGCCGAGTCGCCTTCCACAACACGTGGAAAACTATTGCAGAGAAATGCAGTGGCAAGAAGAAGAGCACTCCTACTAcgtga